In Patescibacteria group bacterium, the following proteins share a genomic window:
- the def gene encoding peptide deformylase: MNLITGKNKKILRTPAKPVEKITPEIRQLVRQMKKTMKESRGIGLAAPQVGVNLQIFVAQTYYQDEGYQGKLYAIINPKIVSLSKQTDKMEEGCLSLPKIYGEVERPKKITIEGLDEMGKKIKIKASGLLAKIFQHEIDHLNGILFVDKSPNAEKSID; this comes from the coding sequence ATGAATTTAATAACCGGTAAGAATAAAAAAATCTTAAGAACCCCAGCCAAACCAGTGGAAAAAATCACACCGGAAATCAGGCAATTAGTTCGGCAGATGAAAAAAACAATGAAAGAAAGCCGCGGCATTGGCCTGGCCGCGCCCCAAGTTGGAGTTAATCTCCAAATCTTTGTCGCCCAAACTTATTACCAAGATGAGGGCTACCAAGGCAAGCTCTATGCGATAATTAACCCAAAAATTGTCAGTCTTTCAAAACAAACCGATAAAATGGAAGAGGGTTGTTTGAGTTTGCCCAAAATCTACGGCGAAGTTGAACGGCCTAAGAAAATCACCATTGAGGGTTTAGACGAGATGGGCAAAAAAATAAAAATTAAAGCTTCAGGTTTGTTAGCAAAAATCTTCCAGCACGAGATTGACCATTTAAACGGAATTTTGTTTGTTGATAAATCGCCTAACGCCGAAAAATCTATTGATTAA
- the fmt gene encoding methionyl-tRNA formyltransferase: MKQFSNFVFFGSNEFSVIVLEKLCQANLIPSLVITLPDKPADRKKIPTPPPLKLTADNLQLTTLQPESLKNNPELIKTIAELKPEFGIVAAYGKIIPKSVLDLFPKGVLNLHPSLLPKYRGPSPIQTAILNGDKKTGVSIILLDEEMDHGPILAQEQAFISSDEYFTDPSKNLALQGAEALKKAVPLWLEDKISPKPQKHSQASYTKLFTWQDGKIEPNKPIKQVYNQIRALSEEPGTWLSWQMANGKWLIVKIIKAKIISNSQFLISKTIPKTGLAQFNKDLILVCKEGALLLEHVQPEGKRIMTGKEFLNGYGKYLR; this comes from the coding sequence ATGAAACAATTTAGCAATTTTGTTTTTTTCGGTTCCAACGAGTTTTCTGTCATTGTTTTAGAAAAGCTTTGTCAAGCCAACTTGATTCCAAGTTTGGTTATCACTCTTCCGGACAAACCAGCGGATAGAAAGAAAATTCCCACTCCCCCGCCGCTTAAGCTAACAGCTGACAATTTACAACTAACAACTCTTCAGCCGGAATCGCTTAAAAATAATCCTGAACTAATAAAAACAATTGCTGAACTCAAGCCGGAATTCGGCATTGTTGCTGCTTATGGCAAAATTATTCCCAAATCAGTCTTAGACTTATTCCCTAAAGGCGTTTTAAACCTTCACCCTTCATTATTACCAAAATACCGCGGCCCTTCGCCTATCCAAACTGCTATTTTAAACGGCGATAAAAAAACCGGTGTTAGTATTATACTTTTAGATGAAGAAATGGATCATGGCCCTATTTTAGCCCAAGAACAGGCTTTTATTTCTTCAGACGAGTATTTTACCGACCCGTCTAAAAACCTTGCTCTACAAGGCGCTGAAGCGCTTAAAAAGGCAGTTCCCTTATGGCTAGAAGACAAAATTAGCCCAAAACCGCAAAAACACAGCCAAGCCAGTTATACTAAGCTGTTTACCTGGCAAGACGGCAAAATTGAGCCTAATAAGCCAATTAAGCAGGTTTATAACCAGATTCGAGCTTTAAGCGAAGAGCCGGGAACATGGTTAAGCTGGCAAATGGCTAATGGCAAATGGCTAATAGTAAAGATAATCAAGGCAAAGATAATTTCTAATTCCCAATTTCTAATTTCTAAAACAATTCCCAAAACCGGATTGGCCCAATTTAACAAGGATTTAATATTAGTTTGCAAAGAGGGGGCGTTGTTGCTGGAACATGTCCAGCCAGAAGGAAAAAGAATTATGACCGGAAAAGAGTTTTTGAATGGATACGGAAAATACCTAAGATAA